From Nitrospinota bacterium, a single genomic window includes:
- the yajC gene encoding preprotein translocase subunit YajC — translation MFIDSVYAMGGSPLQGGGSTFSAFVPLILIFVIFYFLLIRPQQKKQKDHRRMIDSLKKGDEVVTSGGIHGSIAKVKDDIVHLEVSEQVKLRVSRSAIAMIKKKSE, via the coding sequence TTGTTCATTGATTCAGTTTATGCCATGGGTGGTTCACCACTTCAAGGAGGTGGAAGTACTTTCAGTGCTTTTGTACCTCTTATCTTAATCTTTGTCATATTCTATTTTCTTTTGATCAGGCCACAACAGAAAAAACAGAAAGATCATAGAAGGATGATCGATAGCTTAAAAAAGGGTGATGAAGTCGTAACATCAGGAGGAATTCACGGGAGTATAGCAAAGGTTAAAGACGACATAGTACATCTTGAGGTGTCTGAACAGGTGAAGCTGAGAGTCAGTAGGTCAGCCATAGCCATGATCAAGAAGAAAAGTGAATAG
- the secD gene encoding protein translocase subunit SecD, producing MKRNLMWRILLIIFILVISLWSATPLKEKIKLGLDLQGGMHLILEVETEKAVENAVERIVDNIRSDLRKERIRQVSIKKDEKNNIIFEPISDRDLKKIEKIIKSYSLERAWEDKEGHIAYSFMGRNVKRIKENAVDQALETIRNRIDQFGVAEPTLQRQGKKRILIQLPGVKDPDRAINLIGKTALLEFKLVDEDHSIEEALKGKIPQGYEILYEKKIDKVSGKVTQRPHLLKKRTLLTGEYLTNAEVRIDSRQFNEPYVLINFDKTGARIFKKITGDNVGKGLAIILDRNVYSAPVIREKIPGGSAQISGSFTMEEAHDLAIVLRAGALPAPVKILENRTVGPSLGKDSVEKGINSMILGGILVIVFMFIYYRLSGLVADGALILNILLLVGAIGYFRATLTLPGIAGIILTIGMAVDANVLIFERIREELRLGKTVRAAVDGGFSKAFRTILDANVTTLIAAIFLFQFGTGPVKGFAVTLIIGIIASMFTAIFVSRVVFDLVLSRVRVKKLSI from the coding sequence ATGAAAAGGAATTTGATGTGGAGAATATTACTCATCATTTTTATTCTTGTAATCTCTCTTTGGTCTGCCACGCCTTTAAAAGAAAAGATAAAATTAGGTTTAGATCTCCAAGGTGGTATGCATCTTATTCTGGAGGTAGAGACGGAAAAGGCAGTGGAAAACGCTGTTGAGAGGATAGTGGATAATATAAGAAGTGATCTCAGAAAAGAAAGGATAAGACAGGTAAGTATAAAGAAAGATGAAAAAAACAATATTATTTTTGAACCGATATCTGATCGGGACTTAAAAAAGATTGAGAAGATAATAAAGAGTTATTCTTTAGAGAGAGCATGGGAGGACAAGGAAGGTCATATAGCCTATTCCTTTATGGGTCGAAATGTAAAAAGAATTAAAGAAAATGCAGTTGACCAGGCATTAGAAACGATTCGCAACCGTATTGACCAGTTTGGAGTAGCAGAACCAACACTACAAAGACAGGGGAAGAAGAGGATTCTTATTCAACTTCCTGGGGTGAAAGATCCTGATAGGGCTATAAACTTAATAGGAAAAACAGCATTGTTAGAGTTTAAACTGGTTGATGAAGATCATAGTATAGAGGAGGCTTTAAAAGGAAAAATCCCTCAAGGATATGAAATTTTATATGAAAAAAAGATTGATAAAGTGTCTGGAAAAGTAACACAAAGACCCCATCTCTTAAAAAAGAGGACACTCCTTACAGGAGAATATCTTACCAATGCCGAGGTAAGAATAGATTCACGACAGTTCAATGAACCTTATGTCCTTATAAACTTTGATAAAACAGGGGCTCGTATCTTTAAGAAGATAACAGGTGACAATGTAGGAAAAGGACTTGCTATTATTTTAGATAGAAATGTCTATTCAGCCCCTGTGATTAGAGAAAAAATTCCTGGCGGAAGTGCTCAGATATCTGGTTCTTTTACGATGGAGGAAGCTCATGATCTTGCTATTGTCTTAAGGGCAGGTGCCTTGCCTGCTCCAGTAAAGATTCTGGAAAACAGGACTGTTGGACCATCTCTTGGTAAGGATTCTGTTGAAAAAGGGATAAACTCCATGATATTGGGGGGTATTTTAGTAATAGTTTTTATGTTTATTTATTACAGGTTATCGGGTTTAGTAGCGGACGGAGCGCTCATATTGAATATTTTACTCCTTGTGGGTGCAATAGGATATTTTAGGGCTACCTTGACCCTTCCAGGTATAGCAGGAATTATATTGACAATCGGAATGGCAGTTGATGCCAATGTATTGATATTTGAGAGGATTCGAGAGGAATTAAGGTTAGGAAAAACAGTGAGGGCAGCTGTGGATGGAGGTTTTTCAAAGGCATTTCGAACGATTCTTGATGCAAATGTGACGACACTGATAGCTGCCATTTTCCTCTTTCAATTTGGAACTGGGCCAGTTAAAGGTTTTGCGGTTACCCTTATAATAGGAATAATCGCCAGCATGTTTACAGCTATCTTTGTTTCTAGGGTTGTATTTGATCTTGTTCTCAGCAGAGTAAGGGTGAAAAAGTTAAGCATATAA
- the secF gene encoding protein translocase subunit SecF, with protein MEIIKPGININFISKRKTFLILSSAIIIVGISSFLIKGGFNYGIDFVGGTLVQLRFQKDIKIDEIREGLRGVDLGDSVIQHFGNEKEILIRVEKSESGLEGMQGDIKRALAESPDLGKFEVERTEMVGPQVGKDLRRKALLAISYALLGIVFYVAWRFEFKYAVAAIIALLHDVLFTLTAFSLTNREINLPIIAALLAIIGYSLNDTIVVFDRIRENLKVRKKEAYEVTINNSINETLSRTLLTSLTTLIVLVVLFFLGGEVINNFSFALIVGVIVGTYSSIFIASPILVMWRSKSKRKAL; from the coding sequence ATGGAAATTATAAAGCCAGGTATCAATATTAATTTTATTAGCAAAAGGAAAACTTTTCTCATTTTATCATCTGCAATCATTATTGTCGGAATCAGCTCATTTTTAATAAAGGGGGGATTTAACTACGGGATTGACTTTGTAGGGGGGACTTTAGTTCAGTTAAGATTTCAAAAAGATATTAAAATAGATGAAATTAGAGAGGGACTTAGAGGTGTAGATTTAGGAGACAGTGTTATCCAACATTTTGGTAATGAAAAGGAAATCTTAATCAGGGTAGAGAAATCAGAATCTGGCCTTGAGGGGATGCAAGGAGATATTAAGAGAGCTCTAGCGGAATCTCCTGATCTAGGAAAATTTGAGGTTGAGAGAACAGAAATGGTTGGTCCCCAGGTTGGAAAGGATTTGAGAAGAAAAGCATTATTAGCTATATCTTATGCCCTTTTAGGGATTGTTTTTTATGTTGCATGGAGATTTGAGTTTAAGTATGCAGTGGCTGCTATTATTGCATTGCTCCATGATGTTTTGTTTACCTTAACTGCCTTTTCATTGACAAATAGAGAGATTAATCTTCCTATTATTGCAGCCCTATTGGCTATCATCGGCTATTCTCTAAACGATACAATAGTTGTCTTTGATCGAATCAGAGAGAACCTAAAGGTTCGAAAGAAAGAGGCCTATGAGGTAACAATTAACAATAGTATTAATGAGACCCTCAGTCGGACATTGTTGACTTCCCTAACGACTCTCATTGTTCTCGTGGTCCTCTTTTTCTTGGGGGGCGAGGTAATCAATAATTTTTCCTTTGCCCTCATCGTAGGGGTAATCGTCGGAACATATTCTTCTATTTTTATTGCCAGCCCCATCTTAGTAATGTGGCGGTCTAAGTCAAAACGTAAAGCTTTATAA
- the speB gene encoding agmatinase — protein sequence MPLKYSNHEGSRVLIIPIPYERTVSYRKGTRKGPRAIIEASKNLELYDEELKEEIYKIGIHTLNEIKPLCDDPKEMIEKVFEIISPEVKVGRLVITLGGEHSITIASVKAHREKFKNLSVLQLDAHADLRDSYCGTKYSHASVIRRILDFTPVTQVGIRSLSKEEADFVKKRKRVVFFAKDIFKNKTFFEEIMSSLSEEVYLTIDLDVLDPSIMPSVGTPEPGGFQWYDILNFLHTLSQRKKIVGFDVVELAPISGNVSPDFLAARLIYKLIGYIFKGN from the coding sequence TTGCCTTTAAAATATTCAAATCATGAAGGTTCAAGAGTACTAATTATTCCCATTCCTTATGAACGAACCGTTTCTTATAGAAAAGGAACAAGAAAGGGTCCTCGAGCCATTATTGAGGCTTCAAAAAATCTTGAGCTTTATGATGAGGAACTCAAGGAGGAAATATATAAAATAGGAATTCATACCTTAAATGAAATAAAACCTCTTTGTGATGATCCAAAGGAGATGATTGAAAAGGTATTTGAAATTATTTCACCAGAGGTAAAGGTGGGGAGATTAGTTATTACTCTGGGGGGTGAACATTCTATTACGATTGCTTCTGTTAAGGCTCATAGAGAAAAATTTAAAAATCTTTCAGTATTACAATTAGATGCTCATGCCGATTTAAGAGATTCCTATTGTGGAACAAAATATAGTCATGCCTCCGTGATAAGAAGAATACTGGATTTTACCCCTGTTACTCAGGTGGGTATAAGAAGCCTTTCTAAAGAGGAGGCAGACTTTGTCAAAAAGAGAAAAAGAGTAGTGTTTTTTGCTAAAGACATCTTTAAAAATAAGACCTTTTTTGAAGAGATTATGTCTTCTCTCTCTGAAGAGGTCTATCTAACTATAGACCTTGATGTCCTTGACCCCTCTATTATGCCTTCTGTGGGGACTCCTGAACCTGGTGGATTCCAGTGGTATGACATATTGAATTTCCTTCACACTCTTTCTCAAAGAAAAAAAATTGTTGGATTCGATGTTGTTGAATTGGCTCCAATATCAGGCAATGTCTCCCCTGATTTTTTAGCAGCAAGACTCATATATAAGTTAATAGGGTACATATTTAAAGGAAATTAG
- a CDS encoding TraR/DksA C4-type zinc finger protein → MVSSKEWEGQKKVLLEKRKYLLKKISEKKSTEDSALELGHGDDLDKASASRDLEIHYMLSSREREELKAIDEALRKIEDKDKTYGICDMCSKKISKKRLLALPLTPYCRDCQSEMEMESKEI, encoded by the coding sequence ATGGTTTCAAGCAAAGAATGGGAGGGACAAAAGAAGGTATTATTAGAAAAGAGGAAATATCTTTTAAAGAAAATATCTGAAAAAAAGTCTACTGAAGATAGTGCCTTAGAACTGGGTCATGGAGATGATTTAGATAAAGCATCGGCTTCAAGAGATTTAGAGATACATTATATGTTAAGCAGTAGAGAAAGAGAAGAGTTAAAGGCAATAGATGAGGCTTTAAGAAAGATAGAAGACAAAGATAAAACGTATGGCATTTGTGACATGTGTAGTAAGAAGATAAGCAAAAAGAGACTGTTGGCTTTACCTTTAACACCCTATTGCAGAGACTGTCAGTCAGAAATGGAAATGGAATCTAAAGAGATATGA
- the anmK gene encoding anhydro-N-acetylmuramic acid kinase AnmK: MDDKNVIGLVSGTSADGVDAAIVNIKGFGLNSKVKLVDFQTFPYPAKIKKEILKASSPDSSRVDQICSLNFLLGKVFAGAALKIIKKSKMKKRDIALIGSHGQTIYHMPHQSSKKNAKTPSTLQIGEPSIIAEMTGITTVSDFRPRDIAAGGMGAPLTPYVHYLLFRNKKETRAVHNIGGISNVTVIPDNNDIDKVIAFDTGPGNMAIDGIISKLTRNHKKYDEMGEWASKGKVDKRLFDILMNHPYITKPPPKSTGREEFGNHFIDRILKIAEKYNISDNDLISTVTAFTSDSIILNYKLFVLPRFNLSRIIFGGGGTKNLTLLSWLKKGLAPLSIHTMEDYHYSSDALEAMAFGILANETISGIPNNLPLVTGAKKKTILGKIVPGKLKNSFLFQR; this comes from the coding sequence ATGGATGATAAAAACGTGATTGGCCTTGTTTCAGGAACTTCTGCTGATGGAGTCGATGCAGCTATCGTAAATATAAAAGGCTTTGGATTAAATTCAAAGGTTAAATTAGTCGATTTTCAGACCTTTCCCTACCCAGCTAAAATAAAAAAGGAGATACTGAAGGCATCATCTCCAGATAGTTCAAGGGTAGACCAAATCTGTTCTTTAAATTTCCTTTTAGGGAAGGTATTTGCTGGAGCAGCTTTAAAAATTATTAAAAAAAGCAAAATGAAAAAAAGAGATATAGCCCTCATAGGTTCTCATGGACAAACTATCTATCATATGCCTCATCAATCATCTAAAAAAAATGCAAAAACACCCTCAACTCTTCAGATAGGTGAGCCATCTATAATAGCTGAAATGACAGGAATAACTACTGTATCTGATTTCCGACCAAGAGATATTGCTGCTGGAGGAATGGGGGCTCCCTTAACGCCTTATGTACACTACCTCCTTTTTAGGAATAAAAAAGAGACGAGGGCTGTCCATAATATAGGAGGAATAAGTAATGTTACTGTAATTCCTGACAATAATGATATTGACAAAGTCATTGCCTTTGATACAGGACCAGGTAATATGGCTATTGATGGAATTATTTCAAAACTTACAAGAAATCATAAAAAATATGATGAAATGGGAGAGTGGGCTTCAAAAGGGAAGGTTGACAAAAGGCTTTTTGATATCCTTATGAATCATCCCTATATTACAAAACCTCCTCCAAAATCTACTGGTAGAGAAGAATTTGGAAATCACTTTATTGATAGGATTTTAAAAATTGCAGAGAAGTATAATATAAGTGATAATGATCTGATAAGTACGGTAACTGCTTTTACATCAGATTCTATTATTTTAAATTATAAACTATTTGTTCTCCCAAGATTTAATCTCTCGAGAATTATCTTCGGGGGTGGAGGAACTAAAAATCTTACTTTACTATCCTGGTTAAAAAAGGGGTTGGCACCTCTATCAATTCATACAATGGAGGACTATCATTATTCTTCCGATGCACTCGAGGCTATGGCATTTGGCATTCTTGCTAATGAAACAATCTCTGGGATTCCAAATAATCTACCCCTTGTAACTGGTGCAAAGAAAAAGACAATCTTAGGAAAGATTGTTCCTGGAAAGCTTAAGAATTCTTTTCTGTTTCAAAGATAA
- the galU gene encoding UTP--glucose-1-phosphate uridylyltransferase GalU produces MKIRKAVFPAAGLGIRFLPATKASPKEMIPLVDKPLIQYVIEEAVAAGIEDIILVTGKDKRAIEDHFDTSFELEYVLKANRDYSRLKEVQKISNMVTLCYVRQKEALGLGHAILCAKDIVGNEPFAVLLGDDIIHSRKPCIKQMMDIYEKIQSSIIAVEKVNKKEVHKYGIIKPKKSGERLWEILDLIEKPKIGNAPSNMAIIGRYILTPEIFDLLKKTKPDRKGEIQLTDGLKLLLKTQKIYGYHFEGKRYDAGDKLGFLKATVEYALMRPDLGSEFRAYLKGLKL; encoded by the coding sequence ATGAAGATACGGAAGGCGGTTTTCCCAGCAGCAGGATTAGGAATAAGATTTCTTCCAGCGACTAAGGCATCGCCAAAAGAGATGATACCCTTGGTTGATAAACCTTTAATTCAATATGTGATTGAGGAGGCAGTGGCTGCTGGTATTGAGGATATAATACTCGTAACGGGTAAGGATAAGAGGGCGATCGAGGATCATTTTGATACCTCTTTTGAGTTAGAATATGTATTAAAGGCAAACCGTGACTACTCTCGTCTAAAAGAAGTCCAAAAAATTTCAAACATGGTTACACTCTGTTATGTTCGTCAAAAAGAGGCGCTTGGTCTTGGTCATGCGATCTTGTGTGCCAAAGATATTGTTGGAAATGAACCCTTTGCAGTCCTATTGGGTGATGACATTATTCATTCCAGGAAACCGTGTATAAAACAGATGATGGATATTTACGAAAAGATTCAATCATCTATTATAGCTGTAGAGAAAGTAAATAAAAAGGAAGTTCATAAATATGGTATCATAAAACCTAAGAAATCAGGAGAAAGACTCTGGGAGATATTAGATCTCATTGAGAAACCAAAGATCGGCAATGCCCCATCGAACATGGCAATCATTGGACGATATATATTAACACCAGAGATATTTGATTTACTTAAAAAAACAAAGCCGGACAGAAAAGGAGAGATACAGCTGACTGATGGATTGAAGCTATTACTCAAAACTCAAAAGATATATGGTTATCACTTTGAAGGCAAGAGATATGATGCAGGTGATAAGCTTGGCTTTTTAAAAGCAACAGTGGAATATGCTCTCATGCGTCCTGATCTGGGTAGTGAATTTCGAGCTTATCTTAAGGGTTTAAAATTATAA
- the lon gene encoding endopeptidase La — protein sequence MKEKNSRKKTDHKIPKTLPLLPVRDIVIFPYMVTPLFVGRERSIQGVNYALANDRMIMLVSQKEPDIEDPQPEDMYNIGTVATIVRMLKLPDGRIKILVQGLIKARILKYIQQDPFSIVDIESIKEPPEPKKSLKLEAMMRSIKDQLDKIISLGKVISPDTLVVADSLESPGRLADLIASNIGLKGQESQSILEITDPEKRLKKVVELLNKELELMNMQHKIQNKAKEEMSKTQREYFLREQLRAIQKELGEVDEKTEEINEFKDKIEKSLMPPEVEKEAKRQLKRLERMHPDASEASVVRTYLEWLVEMPWSKETKDNLEIKEASEVLEEDHYNLEKVKERILEYLAVRKLKEKMKGPILCFVGPPGVGKTSLGKSIARALGREFIRISLGGIRDEAEIRGHRRTYVGALPGKIIQGIRQADSNNPVFMMDEIDKIGTDFRGDPASALLEVLDPEQNNTFTDHYLGVPLDLSNVMFITTANLSDPIPSALKDRMEIINISGYTDEEKLKIAQKYLIPRQTNENGIEGDYLKISNKALLKIINQYTREAGLRNLEREIASICRKVAMKIAEGEKKIYRINTENLQKYLGVRKFPSEIDKSKDQVGVATGLAWTLAGGEIIYIEATSMKGKGVLTLTGQLGEVMQESAKAALSYTRSRSKELGLRDDLYSKTDIHIHVPAGAIPKDGPSAGITMAAALISSLIKIPIKNGVAMTGEITLRGRILPIGGIKEKILAAKRAGIKKVILPKLNEKDLEEVPHNVKRGLELIFAEEMDEILDKFLAKRLKRKIRA from the coding sequence ATGAAAGAAAAAAACTCCAGAAAGAAGACAGATCATAAGATTCCCAAAACATTACCTCTTTTACCTGTAAGAGATATAGTTATATTTCCCTATATGGTTACTCCTTTATTTGTTGGGAGAGAACGTTCTATACAAGGGGTGAATTATGCGCTTGCTAATGATAGGATGATAATGTTGGTTAGTCAGAAAGAACCAGATATAGAAGATCCCCAACCAGAAGATATGTACAATATTGGAACCGTTGCTACGATTGTAAGGATGCTAAAATTACCAGATGGAAGGATAAAGATTTTAGTACAGGGCTTAATAAAGGCGAGGATTTTGAAATACATTCAGCAGGATCCTTTTTCCATTGTTGACATAGAATCCATAAAAGAACCACCAGAACCTAAAAAATCATTAAAACTAGAAGCAATGATGAGGAGTATAAAAGACCAATTAGATAAGATTATTTCTTTGGGGAAGGTTATTTCTCCAGATACTTTAGTAGTGGCTGATAGCTTGGAATCACCAGGTAGACTCGCAGATCTCATAGCATCTAATATCGGACTGAAGGGTCAAGAAAGTCAGTCTATTCTTGAGATAACCGATCCAGAGAAAAGGCTAAAGAAGGTAGTTGAGTTGTTAAATAAAGAATTGGAACTTATGAACATGCAACACAAGATTCAAAACAAAGCAAAGGAAGAGATGTCAAAGACCCAAAGAGAATATTTTTTAAGAGAACAGTTAAGGGCTATTCAAAAAGAGTTAGGAGAAGTAGATGAAAAGACAGAAGAGATAAATGAGTTTAAAGATAAGATAGAGAAATCATTAATGCCTCCAGAGGTTGAGAAAGAGGCAAAAAGGCAATTAAAAAGGTTAGAGAGAATGCATCCTGACGCTTCTGAAGCTTCTGTTGTGAGAACATACTTAGAATGGTTGGTTGAAATGCCATGGAGTAAAGAAACGAAGGATAATTTAGAGATAAAAGAAGCCTCTGAAGTATTAGAGGAAGATCATTATAATTTGGAAAAGGTAAAAGAGCGAATCTTAGAATACTTAGCGGTTAGAAAATTAAAAGAGAAAATGAAAGGTCCTATCTTGTGCTTTGTTGGACCTCCTGGGGTAGGTAAAACCTCTCTCGGCAAGTCTATAGCTCGAGCTTTGGGTAGAGAATTTATAAGGATATCTTTAGGAGGGATAAGGGATGAAGCTGAAATTAGGGGACACAGAAGAACCTATGTTGGGGCCCTACCAGGAAAGATTATTCAGGGAATTCGTCAGGCAGATTCTAATAATCCAGTCTTTATGATGGATGAAATTGATAAAATTGGGACAGATTTTAGAGGTGATCCCGCTTCTGCATTATTGGAGGTCTTAGATCCAGAACAGAACAATACCTTCACTGATCATTATTTAGGGGTTCCCCTGGATCTCTCTAATGTGATGTTTATAACAACTGCTAATCTGAGCGATCCCATACCATCTGCTCTCAAGGATAGGATGGAGATTATTAATATTTCGGGATATACTGATGAAGAAAAGCTGAAGATTGCACAAAAGTATCTGATACCAAGACAAACGAATGAAAATGGAATCGAAGGAGATTATCTAAAGATATCTAACAAGGCTTTACTAAAGATAATAAATCAGTATACAAGAGAGGCTGGTCTTAGGAATCTTGAAAGGGAGATAGCGTCTATATGCAGAAAAGTAGCAATGAAGATCGCTGAAGGAGAAAAGAAGATTTATAGAATTAATACTGAAAATCTCCAAAAATATCTTGGGGTCAGAAAATTTCCATCAGAAATAGATAAGAGCAAAGACCAAGTAGGAGTTGCTACTGGATTGGCATGGACCCTTGCAGGGGGAGAGATTATCTATATTGAGGCAACATCAATGAAGGGGAAAGGAGTATTAACCCTTACAGGACAGTTGGGAGAAGTTATGCAGGAGTCGGCTAAGGCAGCTTTGAGTTATACACGTTCGAGGTCAAAAGAACTGGGATTAAGAGACGATCTCTATTCAAAAACAGATATTCATATCCATGTTCCAGCAGGGGCTATACCAAAAGACGGCCCTTCAGCTGGAATTACCATGGCAGCAGCATTAATCTCTTCTTTGATAAAGATACCTATAAAGAATGGTGTGGCAATGACAGGAGAGATAACCTTAAGGGGCAGGATATTGCCTATTGGTGGGATAAAGGAGAAGATATTGGCTGCAAAGAGAGCAGGAATTAAAAAAGTAATTTTACCTAAGTTAAACGAAAAGGATTTAGAAGAAGTGCCTCATAATGTAAAGAGAGGATTAGAACTCATTTTTGCAGAGGAAATGGATGAGATTTTAGATAAGTTTTTGGCAAAAAGATTAAAAAGAAAAATAAGGGCTTAG
- the thiL gene encoding thiamine-phosphate kinase, producing the protein MEIKEIGEFKLIEKMNRHIETDERVFLGIGDDCAVTKFDSNSLLITTTDILIEGVHFQLDQISPQQLALKSLAVNLSDIASMGAVPLYALVSLGIPSYITVEFIDDFYKGLSEYSRKYNVSIIGGDTALSKSGLIINIVLLGRQFQDLIITRGGAQVGDSIFVTGTLGDSFAGLKVFDIKKKDKISPRLEKSADFVIKRHSFPSPRIEEGKFLAENQLASSMIDLSDGIASDIKRISEQSKVGARILTESIPISKEMKELVNSFGEDPLEFALYGGEDYELLFTVRKQDLERLTTLKESLNTPISHIGEIVKLEEGINLVQKDNTLFPLNRTGYEHFKS; encoded by the coding sequence ATGGAAATAAAAGAGATAGGAGAGTTTAAGTTAATTGAAAAGATGAATAGACATATTGAAACTGACGAGAGGGTCTTTCTGGGTATCGGAGATGATTGTGCTGTTACAAAGTTTGATTCTAATTCTTTACTAATAACAACCACAGATATATTGATTGAGGGAGTTCACTTTCAATTAGACCAAATCTCACCTCAACAACTGGCTTTAAAATCCCTCGCAGTCAATCTAAGCGATATTGCATCCATGGGAGCAGTGCCTCTTTATGCACTAGTTTCTCTGGGTATCCCTTCATATATAACGGTAGAGTTTATAGACGATTTTTATAAAGGGTTGAGTGAGTATAGCAGAAAATACAATGTATCGATTATTGGAGGAGATACTGCTTTATCAAAATCAGGATTGATAATTAATATTGTATTATTAGGGAGGCAGTTTCAAGATCTTATCATTACCAGAGGGGGAGCTCAAGTCGGAGATAGTATCTTTGTGACAGGTACTTTAGGAGATTCTTTTGCAGGGTTAAAAGTTTTTGATATAAAGAAGAAAGATAAGATAAGCCCGAGACTTGAAAAATCTGCAGATTTTGTTATCAAAAGACACTCTTTTCCATCTCCAAGAATTGAGGAGGGAAAATTTTTAGCAGAGAATCAATTAGCCTCTTCTATGATAGACCTGAGTGATGGTATCGCTTCAGATATAAAGAGAATATCTGAGCAGAGTAAGGTTGGTGCAAGAATTCTTACAGAATCTATTCCAATCTCTAAAGAGATGAAAGAGTTGGTTAATTCTTTTGGAGAAGACCCTTTAGAATTTGCTCTTTACGGAGGAGAAGACTACGAGCTTTTATTTACGGTCAGGAAGCAAGACTTAGAAAGATTGACGACATTGAAAGAATCTCTCAATACTCCTATATCTCATATTGGAGAAATAGTGAAATTGGAAGAGGGGATAAATCTCGTACAGAAGGATAATACTTTATTCCCTCTGAACAGGACAGGGTATGAACATTTCAAAAGTTAA
- a CDS encoding hemolysin family protein produces the protein MDPSLLLRLILLIFLLLLSAFFSGSETALFSINKHQIRKFEASNKLSCRWAYSLLKNPKNLIITLLIGNECVNVAVSVTITSIILSFYGNVYLAIIIGLTLLLIFGETVPKTLGIIFPEKFSLLVAGPLKLFSKLIRPLRKALAKFVDLVGRLFGFQSKDLGYAITEDEFRTLVDVGHDEGVLEVEEKELIHKVFEFGDTKVSEVMTPRTDIFSIDIEEKPEEIFLKCKDTLFSRIPVYEESLDKIVGILYIKDLLTFYRKDVKEFKLKEFLHSPYFIPETKNVNELLKEFQANKIHMAIVMDEYGGVSGLVTMEDLLEELVGEITDEFDKEESLIKKIDGNIYKVSAMMPIDEFNEVMNCKIESKDFDTIGGYIFHLFGKLPKKGDLISYDDFVFKVERMKGTRILELRVERRK, from the coding sequence TTGGATCCATCCCTTTTATTACGTTTAATTCTCTTAATCTTTTTGCTTTTGTTATCTGCCTTTTTCTCTGGTTCTGAAACAGCCCTTTTTTCAATTAATAAACATCAGATAAGAAAGTTTGAGGCAAGCAATAAGCTTTCCTGCCGGTGGGCATACTCTTTATTGAAAAATCCAAAAAATTTAATTATCACCCTATTGATAGGCAATGAGTGTGTAAATGTAGCAGTCTCAGTTACAATCACATCAATCATTTTAAGTTTTTACGGAAATGTATATCTGGCTATTATAATCGGATTAACCCTTTTATTAATATTTGGTGAAACAGTGCCAAAGACTCTTGGGATAATCTTTCCTGAAAAGTTTTCCCTATTAGTTGCAGGCCCCTTGAAACTTTTTTCTAAATTAATCAGACCCTTGAGAAAAGCTCTTGCGAAATTTGTTGATTTGGTGGGGCGCCTATTTGGTTTTCAATCAAAGGATTTGGGTTATGCAATTACAGAGGATGAGTTTAGAACCCTTGTTGATGTAGGACATGATGAGGGTGTCTTAGAGGTAGAAGAAAAGGAATTGATACATAAGGTATTTGAGTTTGGAGACACAAAGGTTTCTGAGGTTATGACACCCAGAACAGATATCTTTAGTATTGATATCGAAGAAAAGCCAGAAGAGATATTCTTGAAGTGTAAAGATACCCTTTTTTCTAGGATTCCTGTTTATGAGGAGAGCCTTGATAAAATAGTTGGCATACTCTACATAAAAGATCTCTTAACCTTCTATAGGAAAGATGTAAAGGAATTCAAATTGAAAGAATTTTTACATTCGCCATACTTTATTCCTGAAACAAAAAATGTAAATGAGCTGCTTAAGGAATTTCAGGCAAATAAGATCCACATGGCAATCGTAATGGATGAGTATGGAGGGGTTTCTGGACTGGTTACAATGGAGGATTTATTAGAAGAGTTGGTTGGAGAGATAACCGATGAATTTGATAAAGAAGAGAGTCTGATAAAGAAAATAGATGGAAATATATATAAGGTGTCTGCAATGATGCCGATTGATGAATTTAATGAAGTAATGAATTGTAAGATCGAAAGCAAAGATTTCGATACAATTGGAGGCTATATCTTTCATCTCTTTGGTAAGTTGCCTAAAAAAGGGGATTTAATCAGCTATGATGATTTTGTTTTTAAAGTTGAAAGGATGAAAGGCACGAGAATATTAGAGCTGAGGGTTGAAAGGAGGAAATGA